A stretch of Kyrpidia spormannii DNA encodes these proteins:
- a CDS encoding ABC transporter ATP-binding protein: MAGSASSAQDQTVLQVENLHAYYGQSHILHGVSLQVHSGEVVALLGRNGVGKTTTLRAIAGLIPQVRGHIKLAERELTHLPAYQIARQGVVYVPSGRRSFAQLTVRECLQVAVEGRGHRKKKDASEAFDRVFEIFPALKERLHVAAGVLSGGQNQMLKMACAFLANPIILLLDEPTEGLAPLVVKELHNRIAALAQTGVGILLAEQNSKFAFSLSERAYILNKGAVQLSGDVTDLSDSEEALLYLGV, translated from the coding sequence ATGGCCGGTTCAGCGTCATCCGCACAGGATCAAACTGTTTTGCAAGTCGAGAATCTGCACGCTTATTACGGTCAGAGCCACATTCTGCACGGAGTCTCTCTGCAGGTTCATTCCGGGGAAGTGGTGGCGCTTCTGGGTCGCAACGGCGTCGGCAAAACCACGACCCTGCGGGCGATTGCGGGTTTAATTCCCCAGGTTCGAGGGCACATAAAGTTGGCGGAGCGGGAACTGACCCATTTGCCAGCCTACCAGATCGCCCGGCAGGGCGTGGTGTACGTGCCGAGCGGGCGGCGCTCCTTTGCCCAGCTGACCGTAAGAGAGTGCCTGCAGGTTGCCGTGGAAGGTCGGGGCCACCGAAAGAAAAAAGATGCTTCCGAGGCTTTTGACCGGGTATTTGAAATCTTCCCCGCTCTGAAAGAGCGGCTCCATGTCGCCGCCGGGGTCCTCTCCGGCGGCCAAAATCAGATGCTTAAGATGGCTTGTGCTTTTTTGGCGAATCCTATAATTTTATTGCTGGATGAACCCACGGAAGGCCTGGCGCCGCTTGTTGTCAAAGAGTTGCACAATCGGATCGCGGCGCTGGCACAAACGGGAGTTGGCATCTTGTTGGCCGAACAAAACTCCAAGTTCGCTTTTTCCCTCAGCGAGCGGGCCTATATCCTGAATAAGGGCGCGGTTCAATTGAGCGGAGACGTGACCGATTTATCCGACAGTGAAGAGGCACTGCTTTACTTGGGCGTGTAG
- a CDS encoding acyl-CoA synthetase produces the protein MLSYYRDDFWATTSAHPMSYEEIDRKFVWDVPERFNIGQEVCTRHASKRGQLALVYDRGDGHHEKWTFWEMEQTSNRLANALRGLGVDRGDRVAVFLSQCPELPIAHIAAYKLGAIVVPLFTLFGPEAFVYRLNDSEAKVLITDHEHVGVVMDHQTEMPGLKRIIVTDGRVPGTTFWGDLLSAASPEFDVFPTRADDPAIIIYTSGTTGAPKGALHAHRMLLGHLPGVSLSHDLMPAPGDFIWTPADWAWIGGMYDVLFPALYWGVPVLARRMPKFDPEEAFALVAKWGVRNVFFPPTALKMMRGVTNPRDRWNLDLRTVASGGEPLGEQTMEWGREALGLTINEFYGQTECNLVLTNAGKLYPPTPNSAGRPVPGHVVRIIDENGTEIPPGEVGEIAVRRPDPVMFLEYWKRPEATARKFVGDWLRTGDLGYRDENGNFIFIGRDDDIISSAGYRIGPAEIEEVLVKHPSVLMAAVVGTPDPVRGQAVKAFIKLSGPSQAGPALVRELQDWVKTRLAAYEYPREIEFVESFPMTPSGKIQRQVLRKQEEAKKRR, from the coding sequence ATGCTGTCGTACTACCGAGATGATTTTTGGGCCACAACTTCAGCGCACCCGATGTCTTATGAGGAGATTGACCGCAAGTTTGTGTGGGATGTGCCGGAACGTTTCAACATTGGACAAGAAGTGTGCACCCGGCATGCGTCAAAAAGAGGCCAGCTGGCGCTGGTCTACGACCGGGGCGACGGTCACCACGAAAAATGGACATTCTGGGAGATGGAGCAAACGTCCAATCGCCTGGCCAATGCACTCCGCGGTTTGGGCGTGGATCGCGGAGATCGAGTCGCCGTGTTTTTGTCGCAATGCCCGGAGCTCCCCATCGCCCATATCGCGGCTTATAAACTCGGTGCCATCGTGGTGCCATTGTTCACGTTGTTCGGCCCCGAAGCTTTTGTCTATCGACTCAATGACAGCGAAGCCAAGGTGCTGATCACTGATCACGAACACGTCGGTGTGGTGATGGACCACCAGACCGAGATGCCCGGCCTGAAACGAATCATCGTCACAGACGGCCGGGTACCCGGGACAACATTTTGGGGGGACCTTCTGTCCGCCGCTTCCCCGGAATTCGACGTTTTCCCCACCCGGGCCGACGACCCGGCGATCATCATCTATACTTCGGGGACCACCGGGGCCCCGAAAGGCGCCCTGCACGCCCACCGCATGCTCTTGGGCCACCTGCCCGGCGTGAGTCTGTCCCACGATTTGATGCCCGCCCCGGGGGATTTTATTTGGACACCGGCAGACTGGGCGTGGATCGGGGGGATGTACGATGTCCTCTTTCCGGCCCTGTACTGGGGGGTCCCGGTTCTCGCCCGGCGCATGCCAAAGTTCGACCCGGAAGAGGCCTTCGCCCTGGTGGCCAAATGGGGAGTGAGAAATGTCTTTTTCCCTCCCACGGCCCTCAAAATGATGCGGGGAGTCACAAACCCCCGCGACCGCTGGAATCTCGACCTCCGCACCGTGGCCAGCGGCGGCGAGCCCCTCGGCGAGCAGACCATGGAGTGGGGCCGGGAAGCACTGGGCCTCACCATCAACGAATTCTACGGGCAAACGGAATGCAACCTCGTGTTGACCAATGCGGGCAAGCTCTATCCCCCAACGCCCAACTCCGCCGGGCGGCCTGTGCCCGGACACGTGGTGCGGATTATCGACGAAAATGGCACAGAAATTCCGCCGGGAGAAGTGGGGGAGATCGCAGTCCGCCGGCCGGATCCGGTGATGTTTCTCGAATATTGGAAACGCCCGGAGGCCACGGCCCGCAAGTTTGTAGGGGACTGGCTCCGAACCGGGGATCTGGGGTACAGAGATGAGAACGGAAATTTTATCTTCATCGGCCGGGACGACGATATTATTTCCTCGGCAGGTTATCGCATCGGGCCGGCGGAAATCGAGGAGGTCCTCGTCAAACACCCCTCCGTGCTGATGGCCGCCGTGGTGGGGACGCCGGACCCCGTCCGGGGCCAGGCCGTGAAGGCCTTCATCAAATTGTCCGGTCCCTCCCAGGCCGGCCCGGCCCTGGTCCGGGAGCTCCAAGATTGGGTCAAGACCCGTCTGGCTGCTTACGAATATCCGAGAGAGATCGAGTTCGTGGAGAGTTTCCCCATGACGCCTTCCGGAAAGATTCAGCGACAGGTCTTAAGAAAACAAGAAGAAGCAAAGAAGCGCCGATGA
- a CDS encoding type II toxin-antitoxin system RelE family toxin, translated as MATVETFAETGRGDVRRLGNAEGEYRLRVGNWRVRFILNHKSHLVVVIRVLPRSGAYTR; from the coding sequence ATCGCAACCGTCGAAACATTTGCGGAGACCGGGCGCGGAGATGTCAGGAGGCTCGGTAATGCCGAGGGTGAATATCGCCTGCGGGTCGGGAATTGGCGGGTTCGGTTCATCCTGAATCATAAGTCGCACCTCGTTGTAGTGATTCGAGTTTTACCCCGCAGTGGAGCTTATACACGTTGA
- a CDS encoding DMT family transporter, with product MKGYVYLSVAAAIWGGMYVISKVALDVIPAFVLLWLRYAVALVVLALVLKVRHQPWPRDGRTWLWYGAVGAVGYAASIGAQFLGTAWTSAHLGALVTTSSPVFAALMARWSGEQVGGRVWTAVIIALAGVGLVVGGDVILGSATRADGGSAGATGAVASSESPVLFWAGVGCLVVAAATWAGMSVLVQRAESRLPASESDPLVLTAGALVTGWVMVTPIAFMQGMAVGWPSLWRILTTPAALGSVLYLGLISTALAFFLWNAGVQAASAARANLFLALQPVVGGLLGHWILAEPLRQTFWIGGAAVLLGLRVAAGTQRRADRELNQR from the coding sequence ATGAAAGGTTATGTCTACTTGTCGGTGGCGGCCGCCATTTGGGGCGGCATGTACGTGATCAGTAAAGTTGCGCTCGATGTGATTCCCGCTTTTGTACTGCTGTGGTTGCGATACGCGGTAGCCTTGGTCGTGCTGGCTCTCGTGCTCAAGGTCCGGCACCAGCCCTGGCCCCGGGATGGGCGGACTTGGCTGTGGTACGGGGCCGTGGGCGCGGTCGGCTACGCAGCGTCCATTGGGGCGCAGTTTCTCGGTACGGCGTGGACTTCCGCCCACCTCGGGGCACTTGTGACAACGTCCTCCCCGGTTTTTGCTGCTTTGATGGCCCGGTGGAGCGGCGAGCAAGTGGGGGGACGGGTTTGGACGGCGGTGATCATCGCCCTGGCCGGGGTGGGGCTGGTGGTTGGTGGAGATGTGATCCTTGGCTCTGCTACGCGGGCCGACGGTGGCTCAGCCGGTGCGACGGGGGCGGTAGCTTCATCGGAGTCTCCAGTGTTATTCTGGGCAGGAGTGGGCTGCCTGGTGGTGGCAGCGGCCACCTGGGCGGGAATGTCGGTGTTGGTCCAACGGGCGGAGTCTCGTTTGCCGGCGTCAGAATCCGATCCTCTCGTTTTGACGGCCGGGGCGCTGGTCACCGGGTGGGTGATGGTCACCCCGATTGCTTTCATGCAAGGAATGGCGGTCGGTTGGCCCTCCCTTTGGAGAATATTGACCACGCCAGCGGCTTTGGGCAGCGTTTTGTATCTCGGCCTGATTTCGACAGCCCTGGCTTTCTTTTTGTGGAATGCCGGGGTGCAGGCGGCATCGGCGGCCCGGGCCAACCTGTTCCTTGCCCTGCAGCCCGTGGTGGGCGGCCTGCTCGGCCACTGGATACTTGCCGAGCCTTTGAGGCAAACCTTCTGGATCGGCGGTGCCGCGGTGCTATTGGGGCTGCGGGTGGCGGCGGGAACCCAGCGCCGGGCGGATCGCGAGTTGAATCAGCGGTGA
- a CDS encoding P-loop NTPase family protein: MKVYGLVGPSGSGKSHHAARIAAEVGADCIIDDGLLIRRGRPLAGASAKFEFTKLGAARRAIFADDLHRKEVAEALKQLQPSTCLVLGTSEKMIRLICSRLGIRGEIEWIPIESVVSVQHLTEASDRRKRGMHAIPAVGARLSRGAGRRLIQELGERVLGTGIADLGRAKVRISRSPDSDPDLTVVFPLFHNGGVFIHPRAVEQGIRAVVQEGHPSFRVRGVVYVNREPLHLALHVVYRIGPDLPAKATHLLRALKTYLQEHLGFPYVRLDLVVEAVDPV, from the coding sequence ATGAAAGTGTACGGGTTGGTGGGGCCGAGCGGATCGGGGAAAAGCCATCATGCGGCCCGCATTGCTGCAGAAGTGGGGGCCGATTGCATCATCGACGACGGTCTGCTGATTCGGCGCGGCCGCCCTCTGGCCGGGGCTTCGGCAAAATTTGAGTTCACCAAGCTCGGGGCGGCGCGCCGGGCGATTTTTGCAGACGATCTCCACCGGAAGGAGGTGGCCGAGGCGCTGAAGCAGCTCCAGCCATCGACTTGTCTGGTGCTTGGGACGTCGGAAAAGATGATCCGCCTGATCTGCAGCCGACTTGGCATCCGCGGGGAGATCGAATGGATTCCCATCGAGTCCGTGGTCAGCGTCCAACATCTCACTGAAGCCAGCGACCGGCGGAAACGAGGGATGCACGCCATTCCCGCCGTCGGGGCGAGGCTCTCTCGTGGGGCCGGCCGACGGTTAATCCAGGAGTTGGGAGAGCGGGTGTTGGGCACCGGAATCGCCGATTTGGGCCGAGCCAAGGTCCGGATCAGCCGGTCCCCAGACTCAGATCCGGACCTGACGGTGGTCTTCCCGTTATTTCACAATGGTGGAGTATTCATCCATCCGCGTGCGGTGGAACAGGGCATCCGGGCCGTCGTTCAAGAGGGCCACCCTTCCTTTCGGGTACGCGGGGTGGTTTATGTCAACCGCGAACCCCTCCATCTCGCGCTCCACGTGGTTTACAGAATAGGCCCCGATCTGCCCGCCAAGGCCACCCACCTGCTGCGAGCCCTAAAAACGTATCTTCAGGAACACCTCGGTTTTCCTTATGTCCGGCTCGATCTGGTGGTGGAGGCGGTAGACCCTGTCTGA
- a CDS encoding GntR family transcriptional regulator, which translates to MPESPFLFPGREQEDFKKSLPMRIADYIVVQIFQGQYKPGERLKEEELAAMFETSRAPVREALYLLQINGLVERLPRRGAIVRSYAEKEVRDLYEVRLALENLAMDRIAERWQEEWEAEFHPILERMAQAAEAGDSKTYARHNADFHWLLMRLAGSDILWNLYRQTTYPLNTLTRLSTRTKEDLFRSTGEHRAIVEAMREHNFREAKALLSQNVQHGLERVLRVRF; encoded by the coding sequence ATGCCCGAATCACCCTTCCTTTTTCCCGGCCGTGAACAAGAAGATTTTAAAAAATCCTTGCCCATGCGGATCGCCGACTACATTGTGGTCCAGATCTTCCAAGGCCAGTATAAGCCTGGGGAGAGGCTCAAAGAAGAAGAACTCGCCGCCATGTTTGAGACGAGCCGAGCTCCGGTGCGGGAAGCGCTGTATCTTTTACAGATCAACGGACTGGTGGAGCGCCTGCCCCGCCGGGGGGCGATCGTTCGCTCCTACGCGGAAAAGGAGGTCCGCGACCTCTATGAAGTCCGTCTGGCGTTGGAGAACCTGGCCATGGACAGGATTGCAGAACGCTGGCAGGAGGAATGGGAAGCTGAGTTTCACCCGATCCTTGAACGGATGGCCCAGGCGGCGGAAGCGGGGGATTCGAAAACCTACGCCCGCCATAACGCCGATTTTCACTGGTTGTTGATGCGACTTGCCGGCAGTGACATCCTGTGGAATTTGTACCGGCAAACCACGTATCCCCTCAACACCTTGACGCGGCTGTCCACTCGAACCAAGGAGGACCTGTTCCGATCGACCGGTGAACATCGGGCCATCGTAGAGGCAATGCGGGAGCACAATTTTCGCGAGGCAAAGGCTTTATTGAGCCAGAATGTGCAACACGGATTGGAACGAGTGCTTCGGGTGCGTTTCTAA
- a CDS encoding enoyl-CoA hydratase/isomerase family protein: MRVTVRQFEPGSAVWLQLTGPVAVLTIKRPHRKNALNRSAWATLGDWVRHLPAKTRLLVIRGAGGDFSSGSDLKEFASLTEAEVNQAFELMENTIAAVESLPIPTLATIDGGAYGAAFVLTLACDLRLGTSRAKLGIPVGKLGITLQPPFVRRILRELGPSAAKDLVFTGRILDADMARAMGILNDVVPPEHLTDHTIRMVRTILRQSRASVLAMKESVRKVIAEAQMEEMEQAENRRGRNWVYGPDFFPAVSAFAAKRAHRFERRPDAVKTCADTPRGDG, from the coding sequence ATGAGGGTAACGGTTCGCCAGTTTGAGCCGGGGTCGGCAGTTTGGCTGCAGCTCACCGGGCCGGTGGCGGTTCTGACGATCAAGCGGCCCCACCGAAAGAATGCCCTCAACCGTTCGGCCTGGGCGACCCTCGGGGACTGGGTGCGACATTTGCCGGCCAAAACCCGCCTCCTGGTCATTCGCGGAGCCGGGGGAGATTTTTCGTCGGGCAGCGACCTCAAGGAGTTCGCCTCCCTCACGGAAGCGGAGGTGAACCAAGCCTTTGAGCTGATGGAAAATACCATTGCAGCGGTGGAATCGTTACCCATTCCGACTCTTGCGACCATCGATGGTGGAGCCTATGGGGCCGCCTTTGTGCTGACCCTCGCCTGCGATCTGCGGCTGGGGACATCCCGCGCCAAGCTCGGGATCCCCGTCGGCAAGCTCGGCATCACCCTGCAGCCGCCCTTTGTCCGCCGCATCCTGCGGGAACTTGGGCCATCTGCAGCAAAAGATCTGGTGTTCACCGGACGCATCCTCGATGCCGACATGGCCCGGGCCATGGGAATTCTGAACGACGTGGTTCCGCCCGAGCACCTGACAGACCACACGATCCGCATGGTGCGGACCATTCTTCGTCAATCCCGCGCTTCAGTACTGGCCATGAAAGAAAGTGTGCGAAAAGTCATCGCCGAAGCCCAGATGGAGGAAATGGAACAAGCAGAAAACCGCCGCGGCCGCAACTGGGTGTACGGGCCCGATTTTTTCCCGGCCGTTTCCGCCTTTGCCGCAAAACGGGCACACCGCTTTGAAAGGAGGCCAGACGCGGTCAAAACCTGCGCGGATACACCGAGGGGGGATGGATGA
- a CDS encoding CaiB/BaiF CoA transferase family protein, which produces MTDLAGLTIVDLTRILSGPFCTMYFADMGAEVIKVEPPGGDDTRRWGPPFVKGESAYYLSVNRNKRSVVLDIKTPLGKEALKRLIRRADVVVENFRPGTLERLGFGFEVLRRINPRIILASISGFGQTGPYRDDPGYDLIAQGMGGIMSATGQPGGPPTKVGFSVADIGAGMWAIIGILTALLNREKVGAQWIDVSLLDAVISWQTYVAANFFATGEDPAPVGNVHPNIAPYQSFSSKDGYFNVAVGNDEMWRRFCEAMGHPEWMEDPRFCTNSRRVQNRQELVELLQPLFQSRTTAEWVGLFRSRRIPAGPIYRLSELYTDPQLLARNMIRMFHHKKIGEFRTIGVPIHFLHQNRQGREIAPPPALGEHSREILGGLGFSEREIEQMVAESARK; this is translated from the coding sequence ATGACCGATTTAGCGGGTTTGACCATCGTCGACCTGACAAGAATCCTGAGCGGCCCGTTTTGCACGATGTATTTTGCCGACATGGGGGCCGAAGTGATTAAGGTCGAACCCCCCGGGGGAGACGACACGCGAAGGTGGGGCCCGCCCTTCGTGAAAGGGGAAAGTGCCTATTATCTCAGTGTCAACCGGAACAAGCGGAGTGTGGTGCTTGATATCAAAACGCCCCTCGGTAAGGAAGCGCTCAAAAGGCTGATTCGCCGGGCGGATGTCGTGGTGGAAAATTTCCGTCCCGGGACGCTGGAGCGGCTTGGATTTGGCTTCGAAGTCCTGAGGCGAATCAATCCCCGGATCATTCTCGCTTCGATTTCTGGATTCGGTCAAACCGGGCCGTACCGGGACGATCCGGGGTATGATCTCATCGCCCAGGGGATGGGCGGAATCATGAGCGCCACCGGGCAGCCGGGCGGGCCGCCCACCAAGGTGGGCTTTTCCGTCGCGGACATCGGCGCCGGGATGTGGGCGATCATTGGCATTCTGACAGCCTTGTTAAATCGGGAGAAGGTGGGGGCGCAATGGATCGACGTGTCCCTCCTCGATGCAGTGATTTCGTGGCAAACCTACGTGGCGGCGAATTTTTTCGCCACGGGAGAAGATCCGGCGCCCGTCGGCAACGTCCATCCGAATATTGCACCATACCAGAGTTTTTCCTCTAAAGACGGTTATTTTAATGTTGCTGTGGGGAACGATGAGATGTGGAGGAGATTTTGCGAGGCGATGGGGCACCCGGAATGGATGGAAGATCCGCGCTTCTGTACCAACTCCCGGCGGGTCCAGAACCGGCAAGAGCTGGTGGAGCTGCTGCAACCCTTGTTTCAATCGCGAACTACGGCGGAATGGGTCGGACTGTTTCGGAGTCGCCGAATCCCGGCAGGCCCGATTTATCGATTGTCCGAGCTCTACACCGACCCACAGCTTTTGGCGCGAAATATGATCCGAATGTTTCATCATAAAAAAATCGGTGAGTTTCGAACTATTGGCGTGCCGATCCATTTTCTGCATCAGAACCGGCAAGGGCGCGAGATCGCACCGCCGCCAGCTCTGGGGGAGCATTCCCGGGAGATCCTCGGAGGCTTGGGATTTTCAGAAAGAGAAATTGAACAGATGGTTGCCGAAAGCGCGAGAAAGTAA
- a CDS encoding MFS transporter, whose product MSQIADAARSTQVRRAAIASTIGTAIEWYDFFLYGTVAALAFPYLFFPKSDVYVGTLQSFTTYALGFAARPIGAAIFGHYGDRLGRKATLIITLGLMGVSSAIIGILPTYTSIGLWAPILLTVLRMLQGIGVGGEWGGSVLLSMEWGNQRRRGLMASWPQMGVPLGLVLSSGTVALFIAISGPGFLTWGWRIPFLLSLVLVAIGLFIRLRVMETPYFQKVVEERKVIAVPVVEVIRRHPKEIVLSALIRMAEQAPFYIFISFVLSYGKTTLGFGEGFLTLATTTAGILSLFTIPFFGHLSDVVGRKNMYMAGAVLVLLYAFPYFGLLDTRIPALVFLAIIVSMIPHDALYGPQAAFIAEHFPTNLRYSGASIGYQLASVVAGGPAPLIATWLLHTYGTGYSISVYIVVNAVITIIATAMMRERAKVEIDKELPV is encoded by the coding sequence ATGTCCCAAATCGCGGATGCCGCCCGCAGCACCCAAGTTCGGCGGGCGGCCATTGCCAGCACCATTGGCACGGCCATCGAGTGGTATGATTTTTTCCTCTACGGGACAGTGGCCGCTTTGGCCTTTCCTTATCTGTTTTTTCCAAAATCAGATGTATACGTCGGAACATTGCAATCATTTACCACCTATGCGTTGGGTTTCGCCGCGCGTCCCATCGGTGCGGCGATCTTCGGCCATTACGGGGATCGCCTCGGGCGGAAAGCGACGTTGATCATCACCTTGGGGCTGATGGGCGTGAGCAGCGCCATCATCGGGATCCTGCCGACCTACACGTCCATCGGCCTCTGGGCCCCCATCCTGCTCACGGTACTGCGGATGTTGCAGGGCATCGGGGTCGGCGGGGAATGGGGCGGGTCGGTGTTGCTGTCCATGGAGTGGGGCAACCAGCGGCGCCGGGGACTGATGGCGTCCTGGCCGCAGATGGGGGTGCCCTTGGGCCTGGTGCTCTCCTCCGGGACGGTGGCTCTGTTTATCGCCATTTCTGGCCCGGGATTTCTCACCTGGGGGTGGCGGATTCCCTTTTTGCTGAGTTTGGTGCTCGTGGCCATCGGTCTGTTTATCCGCCTGCGAGTCATGGAAACCCCGTATTTCCAGAAAGTCGTCGAGGAGCGGAAGGTCATTGCGGTTCCCGTCGTGGAAGTGATCCGGCGGCATCCCAAGGAGATTGTCCTTTCCGCCCTGATCCGCATGGCTGAACAGGCGCCTTTCTATATTTTTATCTCCTTTGTTCTGAGTTATGGGAAAACAACCCTGGGGTTTGGCGAGGGTTTTCTCACCCTGGCGACCACGACCGCGGGGATCTTGTCGTTGTTTACCATTCCCTTTTTCGGTCATTTGTCCGATGTGGTGGGGCGGAAAAATATGTATATGGCTGGTGCCGTGCTGGTGTTGTTGTACGCGTTCCCGTACTTTGGCCTGCTCGACACGAGAATCCCGGCGTTGGTCTTCTTGGCCATCATTGTGTCCATGATCCCCCACGACGCCCTGTATGGCCCCCAGGCGGCCTTTATCGCGGAACATTTTCCGACCAATCTGCGGTACAGCGGAGCCTCCATCGGCTATCAGTTGGCTTCGGTGGTGGCGGGCGGCCCGGCACCCCTCATCGCCACCTGGCTGCTCCACACATACGGAACTGGGTACTCGATCAGCGTGTACATCGTCGTCAATGCCGTCATCACCATCATCGCCACGGCCATGATGAGGGAACGGGCAAAGGTGGAGATTGATAAGGAGCTGCCGGTTTAA
- a CDS encoding P1 family peptidase codes for MRENGDGPGATSDGVQRAAWFPLPGVRIGHAHDLRARTGCTVILTPEGAAAGVDVRGSAPGTRETDLLDPVNLVQEVHGVLLAGGSAFGLAAADGVMRYLEERGYGLDVGVGRVPIVPGAVLFDLAVGDGSRRPDAVMGYAACEAAREVPERGRVGAGAGATVGKALGHLRAMDGGLGTAAVRLPGGLVVAAVVAVNAVGHVVDPATGEILAGPLGEDGKPLDTLAVWSTGPGFGVLLPGTNTTIGVVVTNARMSKVQAKKVAAMAHDGLARVIRPAHTMYDGDALFALAVGGVTAPLDLVGAWAAETVAAAVLDGVRQAAAIGGAGRGD; via the coding sequence GTGAGGGAGAACGGAGACGGTCCGGGAGCGACGTCGGACGGGGTGCAGCGGGCGGCATGGTTTCCCCTGCCCGGTGTACGGATCGGACACGCCCACGATCTGAGGGCGAGGACCGGCTGTACGGTGATCCTCACTCCGGAGGGGGCGGCTGCCGGTGTGGATGTGCGCGGGTCTGCGCCGGGCACCCGGGAAACGGATTTGCTCGACCCGGTGAATCTGGTGCAGGAGGTGCACGGGGTGCTTCTCGCCGGGGGCAGCGCCTTCGGTTTGGCGGCGGCGGACGGGGTGATGCGTTACCTGGAGGAGCGGGGATACGGCCTGGATGTCGGGGTGGGGCGGGTCCCCATTGTGCCCGGTGCGGTGCTGTTTGATTTGGCCGTGGGAGACGGTTCCCGCCGGCCGGATGCGGTGATGGGTTATGCGGCGTGCGAGGCGGCCCGGGAGGTCCCCGAACGGGGGCGGGTCGGGGCTGGAGCCGGCGCCACGGTGGGGAAGGCGCTGGGCCACCTGCGCGCCATGGACGGCGGGCTGGGGACAGCTGCCGTGCGATTGCCCGGGGGCCTCGTCGTTGCGGCGGTGGTGGCGGTGAATGCCGTGGGACACGTTGTGGACCCCGCCACCGGGGAGATTCTCGCCGGGCCCCTGGGGGAAGACGGGAAGCCCTTGGACACACTGGCGGTGTGGAGCACAGGGCCGGGTTTCGGGGTCCTGCTGCCGGGGACGAACACCACCATCGGGGTTGTGGTGACCAACGCCCGGATGAGCAAAGTCCAGGCGAAGAAGGTGGCGGCCATGGCTCATGACGGCTTGGCCCGGGTGATCCGACCGGCCCACACCATGTATGACGGGGATGCGCTGTTTGCTCTGGCCGTCGGCGGCGTGACCGCACCGCTGGATCTGGTCGGTGCGTGGGCGGCCGAGACGGTGGCGGCGGCCGTCCTCGACGGGGTCCGACAAGCGGCCGCGATCGGCGGAGCGGGCCGGGGCGATTGA
- a CDS encoding ECF transporter S component, with product MGMKQKSVFTVRQIVVSGVLGAIAVLLGVTQLGFIPVPTAAGHATIMHVPAIIGGILEGWVVGGIIGLIFGISSFLNATVPLFKDPLVAILPRLFIGVAAYFVYRGLRRWNDPLAVGVAAFVGSATNTVLVLGMAVVRNYMSLGVAASVAVLNGLPEAVVSVIVTLAVVLAWKRVDRRSSKARI from the coding sequence ATGGGCATGAAACAGAAAAGTGTGTTCACGGTCCGCCAAATCGTGGTCAGCGGCGTTCTGGGGGCCATTGCGGTGCTTCTGGGTGTGACGCAGTTGGGATTCATTCCGGTGCCCACCGCGGCCGGACACGCCACCATTATGCACGTGCCGGCCATTATCGGGGGGATTTTGGAAGGCTGGGTGGTCGGCGGCATTATTGGATTGATTTTTGGGATTTCGTCGTTCTTGAATGCCACGGTGCCCCTGTTCAAAGATCCGTTGGTGGCGATCCTGCCGAGGTTGTTCATCGGTGTGGCGGCCTATTTTGTCTATCGGGGGCTGCGTCGGTGGAATGATCCGCTGGCGGTGGGGGTGGCCGCTTTTGTGGGCTCCGCGACCAACACGGTGTTGGTTTTGGGCATGGCCGTAGTGAGAAACTACATGTCCCTCGGGGTGGCCGCGTCGGTGGCGGTGTTGAACGGCCTGCCGGAAGCGGTGGTCTCGGTGATCGTGACCCTGGCGGTGGTGCTGGCCTGGAAGCGGGTGGACCGGCGATCGTCCAAGGCGCGGATCTAG